The genomic DNA ATGGCTATTACAACTCCTACCAAATCATGGATGGCTCAATATAACGATTTAAGTAAATATGCTCCAGGTTTCTATGCCTTACAAGTAGTAGGGGAATTGCCAGAGTCAATAAGAGATTTAAAATCAAATTATTAAGTTCTTTTgttagaaaagaaaatacatttttttttttttttttttttttttttgtaataaattaccttatatgttaaatataattagCATTTGCAAAAAAGATACATGAACATCAAGAATAATAGTTAAGTTATTATTTGCTCAATTTgtataagtataaaataaaaaaaaaaaataaataaaaataaaaaaaacctaaaaaaaaactaccctttttttttaagtgacattttgaatttttgtGTAAAGTggaaattttcattttcatttttttttttttttttttttgcgtgTGCAAGtaagtacacatatatttatatgtgtgcatatacatgcatgaacaaatgaacaaatgaacgaACTCATCCATAGGAACGCACGTGGACTTTTTCCCGGGGAAGCCTCTCAAAATAGGAGCTTCCCCACTCAATAAATAATTTGCTagtttttacataataacaattggaagaaatattaaaatatttttcaattaattGTTAAAAGTTAGGTGCACGGTTTGTCAAGGAGATGAAAAATGACTTTGCAAAAAATGAACacaaacacaaaaaaaaaaaaaggaaaagaaaaagaaaaagcaatAGTAAcagcaaaagaaaaagcaatagtaatagcaaCAGTAATAGCAAAagcaatagtaatagcaaaagcaatagtaatagcaaaagcaatagtaatagcaaAAGCAATAGCAGTAGGAAAAGGTGCACACATGTACACgtatcatacatatatacgcgctcaaatatatacgtacgcgCATACGTACATGCTCACAAGCCCACGTGACAAAACAAAAGCGAGGCACAATCCAGCCAATTCGTCAACCCGCTGTGCACCTTACACACGATGCACATGTGTAGCAGGGTAGCCTCGTTTACAAATTTGATCATCCCTTTCTTCTGGACAACCTCCATGCGTTCGGTTCTTCGTAGTAATTATGCAAAGGTTCAATCTTTTCtcttaatttaatttttgatattttcttttcatctgctggaataaataaatttggGGCTAATTGTATTAACCAGTGTGGTTGTATAATTGTGCAGTCTCTTATGTACTCCTTGTTTGTTAATACTAATTCGTGATAAACAACGAATAAAggatttttattaaaaagagtTGATGACGGATGAATAAAGACTTGCTGATTGGTTAACAGAGTTGTATAACCTTGTTGACTATCTCTTTTACAAACATGATTGAAATAACCAGAGCAAAtacttttacatatatttacatatttgcTTGAATCATTCTTACTAGCACTTTTTTTCACTtcgtaattatatttttcaaatatagaGAGTAATTGTTTTCTTACATCTTGTGCTCTTTTTAAAGCTCTAGAATGGATAAAATTTTCATGGCACCAGTAATTCGAAAAACTGTTTTCCttccatttattatatatatttaaataagtaATTAGATCTCCTTGAGGCataacaaatttatttttctttttatctgCTAATAATGCTTTATTCATTGgtctataaaaaatattttgaacaCTTAACATACTAACAATAGTAACTACATCATCAGCACAATTGAACTTAATtgatgttaataatatttttgataaattcGGTTCCATTGGAAAATTAGCCATTTTCTTTCCTAGTTTTGTTAAATATCCATTATCATCTAATGCAcctaaataatataaattctcTAAAGAATGAATTAACGTTTCAATTGATGGTGAATCCATAAAatcaaaatgtaaaaaatcaTTTACTCCTAAggcttttaataataaaacaatactACCTAGATTAATTCTTTGTATCTCGGGTACACTTGTCTCTgccatttcatttttatatgcttCTTCTGTATACAACCGATAACATTTCCCTGGTCCTGTTCTACCTGCACGTCCTGCTCTCTGTTTAGCATTTGCTTTAGATATGGGGGCAACAACTAATGAATCCATATCACGTTTggaatcatatttttttactttacaAAATCCTGGAtcaattacaaaaaatataccaTCAATTGTTAAACTCGCTTCCGCTATATTTGTTGATAAGATACATTTCCTACAACCAGGGGGGGCAGGCTCAAATATGATACTCTGCATATCTGATGGCAGAGATGAATATATCGGTAAAATTATCAAAGGCGGAGGACACATACtttccaattttttcataCGCTCATGGAGTATTTCGCAAGCCGTATTAATTTCCTCCTGACCTGTTAAGAATACTAAAATATCCCCTGGATGTTCATTCAAATGGATATTCAATACTGTTATTAGACTTGCCTCTACGTAATCACTTTCCGGCTCCTTCGAGTGAAGAATCTGCGGGGGAAATGGTAGAAAATGCAGGGACATTAGTTAGTAGCATAATGTGAATACTCAAACACGTACGTGGGTGTAGAAGTATGTGTGGACGTATGTgtgtaaatattataaggATGTTATGTTGATGCATATCATGATACACGTGTCGATGTATACGCAAAACGTTCCCCGGAAACTGCTACTCATAAAATTATGAGCAATTTCATTCTGTCTATTTACCTCCACAGGAAATATTTTTCCAGGAATTGTAAAAATAggtgaattaaaaaaatacgtgGAAAATTTCTCTGCATCGAGGGTAGCTGACGTTACTATCAATTTAAAATCGGACCTCTTCCTTACAACATCCTAACAATTGTGCACAGAAgcaatgaaaagaaaaacaaaaaaggatatgtgctcatgtatacatatacgtatatatttatatgtaccaTTAATGTATACACGCGCCTTTGCTTTTATGCCCACTTCGCGCTGCACTCAGgtagcaaaataaaatgttgaGCATCAAATTGCttcttctttaaaaatttttaacgGAAATATGTAGAAAAAATGGTAGAGCCTGttcccattttttaaattatttagatATGCTTTTCCTTAAACATATGGTAAAATGGGTATATCTTTATTGTAAGCCTTGTACCTGTCaacattcttttattttatatgaaatattgtCATTTAACAGGCTACAGGTCAACGTAATTATTGCTgatattaaacatattttgCTCACTGAAATTTCGTTGTTATTTCCTtgtaaattttctttttcattactcgccttatttttaatattatttatataaat from Plasmodium brasilianum strain Bolivian I chromosome 10, whole genome shotgun sequence includes the following:
- a CDS encoding transcription elongation factor SPT4, producing MATTSKGRKKSDMKKIDEPFSEHKDLLKKSRNISQEDKALKLRACLSCRLLRTEMEFYQNGCSNCKFLQMAGDRHRIHDCTTENFNGFMAITTPTKSWMAQYNDLSKYAPGARFVKEMKNDFAKNEHKHKKKKRKRKRKSNSNSKRKSNSNSNSNSKSNSNSKSNSNSKSNSNSKSNSTNSSTRCAPYTRCTCVAG